One Pelodiscus sinensis isolate JC-2024 chromosome 25, ASM4963464v1, whole genome shotgun sequence DNA window includes the following coding sequences:
- the OPRD1 gene encoding delta-type opioid receptor produces MELSALPGAEAPSESFCNSSPPAWPAGPFPSPSANGSGPAAAKNTTSIIIAIAITALYSVVCVVGLLGNLLVMYGIVRYTKMKTATNIYIFNLALADALATSTLPFQSAKYLMETWPFGELLCKVVLSIDYYNMFTSIFTLTMMSVDRYIAVCHPVKALDFRTPAKAKVINVCIWVLSSVIGVPIMILAVTKSKDGVVFCMLQFPDPPMYWDTVTKICVFIFAFMVPILVITICYGLMILRLKSVRLLSGSKEKDRNLRRITRMVLVVVAAFIICWTPIHIFVMVWTLVDIDKKNPYVVASLHFCIALGYTNSSLNPVLYAFLDENFKRCFREFCLPFRSRMEQNSFSRARNTTRERVSTCTPSEALHKPA; encoded by the exons ATGGAGCTGTCCGCCCTGCCCGGTGCTGAAGCCCCCTCCGAGTCCTTCTGCAACAGctcccctccagcctggcccgccggccccttccccagccccagcgccaACGGCTCCGGGCCGGCCGCGGCCAAGAACACCACGTCCATCATCATCGCCATCGCCATCACCGCCCTGTACTCCGTGGTGTGCgtggtggggctgctgggcaaCCTGCTGGTCATGTACGGCATCGTCAG ATACACCAAGATGAAAACAGCCACCAACATTTACATCTTCAACCTGGCTCTGGCGGACGCCCTGGCCACAAGCACGCTGCCCTTCCAGAGCGCCAAATACCTGATGGAGACCTGGCCCTTCGGGGAGCTGCTCTGCAAGGTCGTCCTCTCCATCGACTACTACAACATGTTCACCAGCATCTTCACGCTCACCATGATGAGTGTGGATCGCTACATCGCCGTGTGCCACCCGGTCAAGGCCCTGGACTTCCGCACCCCCGCCAAGGCCAAGGTCATCAACGTTTGCATCTGGGTCCTCTCCTCGGTCATCGGCGTGCCCATCATGATCCTGGCTGTGACAAAGTCAAAAG aTGGGGTTGTGTTCTGCATGCTCCAGTTCCCTGATCCCCCCATGTACTGGGATACGGTGACCAAAATCTGCGTGTTCATCTTTGCCTTCATGGTGCCCATCTTGGTCATCACCATCTGCTACGGCCTGATGATCCTACGCCTCAAGAGCGTCCGCCTCCTCTCGGGCTCCAAGGAAAAGGACCGTAACCTGCGCCGCATCACCCGCATGGTGCTGGTTGTGGTAGCGGCCTTCATCATCTGCTGGACGCCCATCCACATCTTCGTCATGGTCTGGACGCTGGTGGACATCGACAAGAAGAACCCCTACGTGGTGGCCAGCTTGCACTTCTGCATTGCCCTGGGTTACACCAACAGCAGCCTCAACCCTGTCCTCTATGCCTTCCTGGACGAGAACTTCAAGAGGTGCTTCCGGGAGTTCTGCCTGCCTTTCCGGTCCCGGATGGAGCAGAACAGCTTCTCCCGGGCGAGGAACACCACCCGGGAGCGCGTCTCCACCTGCACCCCTTCCGAAGCCCTCCACAAGCCGGCATGA